The region ttgtgtGCATCGTGCAATGTACTTCACACACTAGATAATAGGATGGTTATATCAAAGCTGTGGGAAATTGGGTGTTGAATGGTTAGTTATAGGTAGCAGAACTCTCAGTCGCATCTAATCCATTGAAGATGAGTGCGTATAGATTGTGTTTTAGATAACAAACCAAACAATCCACATCGGCTCGGTATGAAATGATAGAAATtaaataaacataatcttcCTCACAAACTGCACTATATACACGATATAAATATTGACCAAATCAGATGACAGTATCAGTTGTAAGAGTTGACGGATTTAATTATGCTTCAACAATAGAATTTATTCTAATCTGGAAACAAGATTCATTCAATACTTACTACGCCGCAGTTTGCTATTGGCCGTTAATTGAATtatgttttcaaaaatcaatttggcaagtgaaagagagagagatataACAAGAAACCATGGAATTTTGTcctgaatttcaaaatatctttgGACAATGACAAATGTCAGAATCGAAAGAGAATAATTGGAAGTTTATCTATTTTTGTATCGAACATAATTCAAATCCGCGTAGTTTATCGTTAACTCTGTGGCTATAAAGGTAAAATTGAGTTCAGTTTACGTTCGATGTTTTAACCTCAAGAGTCAGGTTTTAACCATGAATTGTAACGATGAGAGACCAGTATCGATGATCTAAACGACTCAACCCTCAACTGACAAAGTTTCTGAATTTCACCAGTCCAGATTCACCAAGCAAGAGACTGAGTCTATGCTGCATTTAGCAAACTGTTATTTCATGCAGGACTTCAGAATTGTCCATTCATCGAGTGGCCTCCCTCTCCCATCCACAATGAGGTGGCAGCTAGAAATCACGTAACTAGCTTTAAGTTGAAGATTGGTCAGTTGTCAGTAGAGACTGATAACCGAGTTATAGTGGCCCTGGTCCGATGGTGGACAATGATCAATCATCTCACTCTCGCACTctttatgatttatatcaaaATGCACTCAGATATCATAGAAATAAAACAGTGAATCTATCTGTCTTGGTCAGCTCTGTAAAATCCCTGGACGGCATTGGTAATATTCTGTTCTTGTGACGATGTTTTACTGGTCATATTGCATAAACTTATAACACGTCATCTCCTCTCGCAGTGGTCTACACTGTAACACTCCACCAGTGCGGTGTCGTCAATTTAACCCTAGGCAATTATAAAACACGTTATAAATATGACCGCTGTGAATTGGTAATATTTCTGGCGACCTCCGGCTCTGATACGCGGTATTTCCACTGCGAGTGGTGAGTAGGTCTCAGATGGTATGTGTAAGAGTTCACCGCGGGGTATAACGCACTATCAGTGGTCTCTGATGGGCTATTGGTTATAGTTAACTCGAGGGCTCAGCCCGTTATCGGTCCTGGATGAATATtaaatatcatgttttttaTCAGGCATCAAAGAAACAAAAGGACGACGCCATTAAGAGCCTCCGTACTAATTTCACACATGATAAGTTCCCAAGAGTCCTGCTCTGGTAAGCGAGGTTCTCGCCTTCCTTTGAAGTTAAATCTTAAGTAggatttttgaatttgatcgaTATTCAATTATATCGTAACAGCGTGGTTCTCATACCACAGGGCAATATACCCATACAGCGGGGAGAGTGAGTGCCTCGAACCTAGGACCACCCGGCATAGACTTATGCCAAGTGCCCGAGACCGGTACTCATGGGTACCTGAGTACGGGTCCATGTGACAGCGCCCTCGCTCTATTGTGACATGTGATCTCTCCTCATACCCCTCAGTCCTCACTCTATTGTGACACGTGATCCCCCTCATACCCCTCAGTCCTCACTCTATTGTGACACGTGATCTCTCCCCCATACCCCTCAGTCCTCACTCCATTGTGACACGTGATCTCTTCTTCATACCCCTCAGTCCTCACTCTATTGTGACACGTGATCTCCCCTCATACCCCTCAGTCCTCACTCTATTGTGACACGTGATCTTCCCCTCATACCTCTCAGTCCTCGCTCTATTGTGACACGTGATTTTCCCCTCATACCTCTCAGTCCTCGCTCTATTGTGACACGTGATCTCCCCCTCACACCCCTCACTGGATCTCTTGTaaaaataactaatttcagtTTTATCTTCGTCAAATCTtcaataattgattcatattttcagaaGATCAAATCGAAATCCAGTAAACTGAACAGTCGCTCAGTCGCAGACGAATTAATTGTTTTCGTGCACCACATGTGACCAACGTGAAAGTATGACTTATTTtcgatttgaagattattctTTTTTCCGAAACAATGGCCACCACTAGCGCGGTGGTTTGTGGGTGTGATATAATCGATAAAACGAACCTCCGTTTGGTCGGCGCTTGTATCTCATTAAATACCGATATTTCTTGCTAATGAAATGATTCGAGCCGATATGAGAGAGTGATTGTTCTACTCAGTGCTTTCTTTCAACCGTAAATTAATCAAAAGAATttgtagctgctgctgctggtggtgcaCCTTTATCAGTTCCTATGATCTGTGAAGATTCACAGGATGCGAGCTTTCATCTTTAAgtcaaaatattatatttttaaattatataCCGCGTGACAGGAAAGAGAAGAGAGGACCGGACCGAGGGTAATGAGGAGAGAGAAAATAGAGAGTAAGAGGAGAGAAAGAAAAGAGGGGAGGGGAGAATGTTAGAGAGTGAGAACGAGGAAAGTGAAGAGAGGATAAGACCAGCTGGCGGAGATGATAAGTGGGGAAATTGTAAGATGAAAGAGGGAAGAGACGAGAGATTAGAGAGGGAGCGAtcgggagagggaggagagaagaAAGAATACGAGAAAGAGGGGAGAAAAGAAGCGGGGAGAGAGGAAataggagagggagagagtggggagtggagagaggagagaggagaaagaGAAAAGGGCCGAACTCAGCGTAATGAAACTAATCTCTAGAACCTCAATTTTAGACCTTCACAAGGCCTTTGAAAGTTTCATAGCTTTAAGATACAATCACACAAAAACTCGAAAAcaaattatgtatatatttcaaatattctactGAGAAATTGAATTTGCTGTTCAAACAGTTTTATTGGTAAAAAGACGTTGGAATCAGGAGCTGCGCGCGCAGACAGTGAGTATCATTGTGAAGCCCTGGCACGCGGGGATGATAAATCGTCCGCTATCTTCACGCAAACTGCTCATCATTCATGATTGTAGAATATTTCAACAGttgttgtttttaatttatgaTCGGAAGAAAAACCACGACGACACAACATCACTTTATCAGAGACGTTTTATGGCTATGAAAACTGTTCTACGGCGCATTCTGACAATACGTTTATAAATCGTCCGTTGCTTCCTAATCACTGATAACAAAACGACTTTCATAAATAATCACAAAACGGGCCAGAGCGGGAAGTGTTTCCGATTAGACGCGTGAAAAATTACGGCGATTAAAACTTGACAATAGGCAATAGTTGTGCGTGTAAAACCACTGCTGAATCTATCTAACATTTATCAGCTCATCATGATACAAACTCATTAACAACTTTAGATGTTGGCAAAAACCGCTCAGGATTTATCGTGGAAAATTGTCAGAGAATATTTCACTTCGATACGAAAAGTGATCGGCGCGGGACGTCATCTTGTATATATCATACAGTGATGCTTGGTATTCGCGGGAAGGATGCCTCCCTTTTAAAACCTGATTTGACCTAGGAACGGGTAATAATATGAACCATTTCAAACAATCAAATTGGTCGGAGAAGATAAATACCCCTAGAATGTCAAATTAAcacttttttcatatacataccAAAGTTACTGACTTCGCAAGTAACATGTACGCACACAGACGATGAGTGATTATAGTTTTTAGCTGATTAGCCCCCAGGGGTCATCTAAATATAGGGAAGTtcgataaaatataataaagttCGATAGAATTTAGCATAAATAATTTGTACTATTAACACTTTGTCTTCGATTTCAAAGAAGTTGATCCAACAGAACGCCTGTCAGAATGACCATTACGGCCGGAACTGTTACCTAACTTGTCATGTGGGAAGTTGAAATACAAACAAGCCGTGAAAGCATCGCTACTGAATTCAGAACGGCATATTCATACATGAGAAATATATCGACACAAATATCTGGAGTTTCAGGGACCTACGAGCATTGAGGTGATTGCTCGTAGAAGGGACAAAGTCaagatttcaatttcatacatAGAAAATTACTTGATTTTCGGGGAATGACCCAACTATGTCTGGTTGGttgcagggtccaggctgaggcTCCAGGGAAGTTCTACAATAGGAGCCCGTAAGTGGGTTTTGTGCGGTATGCAAATTCGAGGCGGTTTTTgctttaaataaaatatagttttttttccgACATGAACTCAGTTGATTATCACAGAACGATCAGCAGCGGCCAGTGGTTGCATTCGAGAGGTTCATCACGAGTCACCGGGAGAACACCTTGATTTATTATCACATGTCAAAAAAACACATCAAAGAAAACTATGTCCCTAAAAGCCCTTAATTTTATTATGGCCGAAAATAATAGAGTTATTTGATTATGATATCAGAGATAGTGACAGTAGAGTTCGCACACACAAATTAAAGGCTTCAATGATAATATAATCACTATACTCAGTTGCCAGGGTTCGTCTCTTAATGGATTCAAATCACGGCTAATTGGTTCCAGAAGACTCATCTACTACCTGTGGGCATTATgctactcgcttgccagggcttggagaattcctcgattaccTGATCATACCTCCTGCAAGCCTTGATCTTCAGCTGAGTCGAGGTCAAATAATCAACACAActaaatcaaacatttttatttctttctagGCAGAACAATTCGAAATTTATTTGTTCATCGGATGTACAAGGTTTGATTTCAACGAACACctacagatggcagcacttgcCGGCGTTACAAAACTAAGCCTATGATTTTATCGCGCACCTGGAAAGGGCAGCACCTGCTGGTCTACAGTCTATGATTGATAATACTCGATATATTCAGGATCTGTTGGTTTCAATATAGTTTTATCTCTAAGATTGATGACCCAACCGGGTTCGAGTCCATCAAATATCTGTCGAGGATCCTTCCGTCTGCCCATTAATTCATTCGTCTGATCGTCACCAGGCGGCAGCACGTATCCGTATTTTTGCGCTAATTCCAGCCGCGCTTCGCGAATTTTTTCCGGATCGGCGAGGTATCCACGATTTAGCGGATTGAGGTAGAACGCGGCTACGTCGTACGTCGGTAGTTTACAGCGAGGAATCGGTAATCCTCGTTTGAAGAATCGTTCCGGGTCGAGTTTCGATACGAGGGACGGTAAATCGTAGAACCTCGTGATTATACTCCCGCCGCATCGCTCTATCGCTGCTATAGAAACCTCGCTCGCCCATTGGACTTCTATATTGATCttagctgaaaatatatcagctccctaaaaaaaaaaaaaacacaaatcaGAAATTAATTTCGAGACAACATCTTCGAatcttcccaaaataactcgATTCCGTCTAAGGATAACATACGAAAAGTGAGTGCAATAGCCCACAAGAACGAACGTAAGTACAGAAACAGGCAAAACTTCTAAATACTTCTTAGCTGTACGGGAGCGTCCTGGGGACatgagaaaattttttttatctgaattatgaattaatcaGGTATTCTTTGATGGGATATAAATCGATTTAgtaattaaaatgatttttttaccAATTTACCAACAAGAAACATCTGgtcaaaaaatctaaatctttttcattaattcataaatACATTTCGAAGCATGAAACTCTGCCGTCCTGGGGCCActttttcgaataaaataacttattttgattttcgaaTTAACCCtgtcagtgcgtctacaccgtagTGCGGTGTACAAATCGGTGATGGGTTTTACTAGTACACCGCAATGCGATGTATTGATGATATCAGTAATTATCACTTGAAAGATggtagcacctgtcaaacatagtgaaatactagtaacttacgatacaccgcaccgcggtgtagacacattatagtggtattcctgttattcaatACACTAAGGTggaatttttgtaaattatcaaattatctccagcacgatagggtattgattagtcagcactgaaagggttaagaaacagaaatatgtaccattttcaaacaaagaaaatgagatatacatttgatttatcaatttCGAAATGAAGATgtaacttttctttttctgtagAACATTTACCTCGTCGGTAAGATTGAAGCCGTAATGTCGTTTATGAGGATCCATTTGTTCCATCAGTTTAGTATTAACTATATGAGTGAGGTCAATCGGTGCGCCGGTATCCAGATGACCTAAATCAATCATTCTCTGTAGGGTCAATAATGACAGTGGGGGATATTCCTTACGCAAACtagaaaaaaaccaaaatcattaaaattacGTCATCAAGAGATTGTTTGATTTTAGCTCACGATCAGCGCATAcagctccacagttctggatctaATTCTACAATTCAAGATCCGGTTTCACGGTTTCAAAAtcgagaactgtggaaccgggtgctgatctgtggaactggattttcaaggatactgggtcaaatctGTGATT is a window of Tubulanus polymorphus chromosome 2, tnTubPoly1.2, whole genome shotgun sequence DNA encoding:
- the LOC141899795 gene encoding large ribosomal subunit protein uL15m-like translates to MSSIEKALQLIRQYPRIALNNISKLPYRKKATRRRRGVHGGKTLGLGHKGQGQHGTLPRIGYEGGQTPFYLKVPKEPYYQGHHLRKEYPPLSLLTLQRMIDLGHLDTGAPIDLTHIVNTKLMEQMDPHKRHYGFNLTDEGADIFSAKINIEVQWASEVSIAAIERCGGSIITRFYDLPSLVSKLDPERFFKRGLPIPRCKLPTYDVAAFYLNPLNRGYLADPEKIREARLELAQKYGYVLPPGDDQTNELMGRRKDPRQIFDGLEPGWVINLRDKTILKPTDPEYIEYYQS